The Phragmitibacter flavus genome contains a region encoding:
- a CDS encoding UbiA family prenyltransferase, protein MTMRVWLELARISNLPTVWTNVLAGWVLAGGKWEGEWVTLAWLLLGGSLLYTGGMFLNDAADARWDREHRAERPIAMGRVKERMVWLVAVIFLAVGLGMVVIGGGANVWVSLALVAAIVGYDLYHKPWKGSVLVMGMCRVLLYLMAGSAVAGGWEWGGNGGLIFKALALGGDVGGLSLAARGEGGKGDGGGWLMQTMGVFGLLLPLIFVLSPLVVVWWHWFVVSCFGVLFSIRLVATTSEFSEEKKFRIPWGLLIIGLPLIMMAFFIPFRTTPEQRAESLTMTLVVVVAVVLFLVIDLALHWMKTPPKSNIGRAVGLLLAAIPVVDALAVVRINPWLAVGFVASMPLLRLWQRKIAAT, encoded by the coding sequence ATGACGATGCGTGTTTGGTTGGAGCTGGCTCGAATTTCGAATTTGCCGACGGTTTGGACGAATGTCCTGGCCGGGTGGGTGCTGGCGGGCGGGAAGTGGGAGGGGGAGTGGGTGACCCTGGCGTGGCTGCTGTTGGGTGGCTCGCTTTTATATACTGGCGGGATGTTTTTGAATGATGCGGCGGATGCGCGGTGGGATCGGGAACATCGGGCGGAGAGGCCGATTGCGATGGGGAGGGTTAAGGAGCGGATGGTGTGGCTGGTGGCGGTGATTTTTTTGGCGGTGGGATTGGGGATGGTGGTGATCGGGGGAGGGGCGAATGTTTGGGTGTCGCTGGCGTTAGTGGCGGCGATTGTGGGGTATGACCTTTATCACAAGCCGTGGAAAGGGTCGGTTTTGGTGATGGGGATGTGCCGGGTGTTGCTGTATTTGATGGCGGGTTCGGCGGTGGCGGGGGGATGGGAATGGGGGGGGAATGGGGGATTGATTTTTAAGGCGCTGGCGCTGGGGGGGGATGTGGGGGGGTTGAGTTTGGCGGCGCGGGGGGAGGGAGGAAAAGGAGATGGGGGGGGATGGTTGATGCAGACGATGGGTGTTTTTGGACTGCTGTTGCCGTTGATATTTGTATTGTCACCGTTGGTGGTCGTGTGGTGGCATTGGTTCGTGGTGAGCTGTTTTGGTGTGCTTTTTTCGATCCGATTGGTGGCGACGACGAGCGAATTTTCCGAGGAGAAGAAATTTCGTATTCCCTGGGGGTTGCTGATCATTGGCCTGCCTCTTATTATGATGGCGTTTTTTATTCCATTTAGAACAACTCCAGAGCAGCGTGCGGAGTCTCTGACCATGACTTTGGTCGTGGTGGTGGCGGTTGTTCTTTTCCTTGTAATCGATTTAGCTTTGCATTGGATGAAGACGCCACCGAAGTCGAACATTGGGCGAGCGGTGGGGTTGTTGTTGGCGGCGATTCCGGTGGTGGATGCGCTGGCGGTGGTGCGCATAAATCCTTGGCTGGCAGTGGGTTTTGTGGCTTCAATGCCTCTTCTGCGCTTGTGGCAGCGTAAGATAGCTGCAACGTGA
- a CDS encoding 3-dehydroquinate synthase: MITEREFSVPFAQRVLFSREVFAVGNGLLSDLLSGASENGGVAKVLVFVDSHVVEAFPELEDRLLAYAECHAGVLTLAGGLVKVPGGEACKNDFSQVEKCWKAMHEAGLDRHSFVFVIGGGAVLDLVCFAAATAHRGIRHVRFPTTTLSQGDGGVGVKNGVNYFGKKNWIGTFAVPFAIVNDFAFLDSLPTRERRCGLIEAVKVALIRDAEFYHWIEANVEALAALDSEAVEYLVKRSAELHVEHIVTNGDPFEQGSARPLDFGHWAAHKLEQVSGFAMAHGEAVAIGMALDLFYSVRAGLLDGGVANEIVMLIEQLGFETFSPYLQSRSRSGEVVVLEGLEEFREHLGGELTVTLVPEIGKKVEVHEMDRGMILEAVEALAERAGVRVESVMEQAVV; this comes from the coding sequence ATGATCACCGAGAGAGAGTTTTCAGTGCCCTTTGCCCAGCGAGTGTTGTTTTCCCGGGAGGTGTTTGCTGTGGGGAATGGGTTGTTGAGCGATCTTTTGTCGGGGGCGAGTGAAAATGGCGGGGTGGCGAAGGTGCTGGTTTTTGTGGACAGTCACGTGGTGGAGGCGTTTCCGGAGTTGGAGGATCGGCTTTTGGCTTATGCGGAGTGTCATGCCGGGGTGCTGACGCTGGCGGGTGGACTGGTGAAGGTGCCGGGCGGGGAGGCTTGCAAGAACGATTTTTCGCAGGTGGAGAAGTGCTGGAAGGCGATGCATGAGGCAGGGTTGGATCGGCATTCGTTTGTTTTTGTGATTGGCGGAGGGGCGGTGCTGGATCTGGTTTGTTTTGCGGCCGCGACGGCGCATCGGGGGATTCGTCATGTGCGGTTTCCGACGACAACGTTGAGTCAGGGGGATGGCGGGGTCGGCGTGAAAAACGGGGTGAATTATTTTGGGAAGAAGAACTGGATCGGGACATTTGCGGTTCCGTTTGCCATTGTGAACGATTTTGCGTTTTTGGACTCGCTCCCAACGCGGGAACGGCGTTGCGGGCTGATTGAGGCGGTGAAGGTGGCCCTAATTCGGGATGCGGAGTTTTATCATTGGATTGAGGCGAATGTGGAGGCGCTGGCGGCGTTGGATTCGGAGGCGGTGGAGTATTTGGTCAAGCGCAGTGCGGAGTTGCACGTGGAGCACATTGTGACGAATGGGGATCCGTTTGAGCAGGGATCGGCACGACCGTTGGATTTTGGACATTGGGCGGCGCACAAGCTGGAGCAGGTGTCGGGATTTGCGATGGCGCACGGGGAGGCGGTGGCGATCGGGATGGCGCTGGATTTGTTTTATTCCGTTCGGGCGGGGTTGCTTGATGGGGGAGTGGCGAATGAGATTGTGATGTTGATTGAGCAATTGGGCTTTGAGACGTTTTCCCCGTATTTGCAGTCGAGATCGAGGTCGGGTGAGGTGGTGGTGTTGGAAGGGCTGGAGGAGTTCCGCGAGCATTTGGGGGGAGAGTTGACGGTGACCCTGGTGCCGGAGATCGGAAAAAAGGTGGAGGTGCATGAGATGGATCGCGGCATGATTCTTGAGGCGGTGGAGGCTTTGGCGGAGCGCGCTGGTGTGCGGGTTGAAAGCGTGATGGAGCAGGCCGTGGTTTGA
- a CDS encoding prolyl oligopeptidase family serine peptidase gives MKFSVICSVMMLSLGAACADSGVMLKPQSFEAEFVQKLGYHYLLAMPEGYEADEAKKWPLLVFLHGAGERGSDLELLKKHGPPKLLAAGKKLEAIVVCPQVPAGEAWNPHGVKALVDKLVKEFRVDESRVYLTGISMGGFGTWETILEYPETFAAAAPGCGGAGIGILKFDRIKELPLWIFHGEADTVVPVAYTTSAQVRLKDSKGLKVTIYPGVGHDSWTQTYDNPEFWAWIFAQKRD, from the coding sequence ATGAAATTTTCTGTGATCTGTTCAGTAATGATGTTGTCGCTGGGTGCTGCCTGCGCTGATAGTGGCGTCATGTTAAAACCGCAGTCGTTCGAAGCCGAGTTCGTGCAAAAGCTGGGGTATCATTATCTCCTGGCGATGCCGGAGGGATATGAGGCGGACGAAGCGAAAAAGTGGCCACTGCTGGTTTTTTTACACGGGGCCGGGGAGAGGGGAAGCGATCTGGAGCTTTTGAAGAAGCATGGTCCACCAAAATTATTGGCGGCGGGGAAAAAGCTGGAGGCGATTGTGGTCTGTCCTCAGGTGCCGGCGGGAGAGGCTTGGAATCCGCATGGCGTGAAGGCGTTGGTGGACAAATTGGTGAAGGAATTCCGGGTGGACGAATCGCGCGTGTATCTGACCGGGATCAGCATGGGCGGATTTGGGACCTGGGAGACGATTCTGGAATATCCCGAAACTTTTGCGGCGGCGGCTCCGGGTTGTGGAGGGGCCGGGATTGGAATCTTGAAGTTTGACCGGATCAAGGAACTGCCACTGTGGATTTTCCACGGGGAGGCGGATACCGTGGTGCCGGTGGCTTACACCACGAGTGCTCAGGTTCGATTGAAGGATTCGAAGGGGCTGAAGGTGACGATCTATCCGGGAGTGGGACATGATTCGTGGACACAGACCTATGACAATCCAGAGTTCTGGGCGTGGATTTTTGCGCAGAAGCGGGATTAA
- a CDS encoding deoxycytidylate deaminase: MALAHVASLRSEDPFRKVGAVAFDFDNRVIGTAYNGLAPGFNADHEFWLDRDTRRKYMLHAEVNLCSLFTRGNVKLIACTTKPCTSCAQMLCAYGVKEIYYRDDYPASEADAICQLYSIPLIQITDYPQIISALEASSPSS, encoded by the coding sequence ATGGCCCTCGCCCATGTCGCCAGCTTGCGCTCCGAGGACCCATTCCGCAAGGTAGGCGCCGTCGCCTTCGATTTCGACAACCGCGTCATTGGCACCGCCTACAACGGATTGGCCCCCGGATTCAACGCCGATCACGAATTCTGGCTCGATCGCGACACCCGCCGAAAATACATGCTGCATGCCGAGGTGAACCTTTGTTCACTGTTCACCCGTGGCAATGTGAAGCTCATCGCCTGCACCACCAAACCCTGCACCTCCTGCGCTCAGATGCTCTGCGCTTATGGAGTGAAGGAGATCTATTACCGCGACGACTACCCCGCCTCCGAAGCCGACGCCATTTGCCAGCTCTACAGCATCCCCCTCATCCAGATCACCGACTACCCGCAAATCATCTCCGCCTTGGAAGCCTCCTCCCCAAGCTCTTAA
- a CDS encoding polysaccharide biosynthesis/export family protein yields the protein MKKLVIFTVGCLAVAASALHAQDPGFREAEPRRLASREAPAAQTSSASTSDDTAGSVANITSMAALDDTRPLRIGDRVSLRIVENRDEVRSLLVQDSGDINTPFLNLVKAAGKTCKEVAFEMKKELEKQYFQQATVIIALEQARQERGGMRPDEMEYITIYGQVMRQGRYEMAPEEELTVSQAVLRAGGLSQFADKKKVKLIRTYPSGARKTFVVNLDDIMRKGKLQFDVPIRSNDVIIVDENLINF from the coding sequence ATGAAAAAATTAGTTATTTTTACGGTTGGATGTTTGGCGGTCGCGGCGAGTGCGTTGCATGCGCAAGATCCGGGATTTCGTGAAGCGGAGCCTCGTCGTTTGGCGAGCAGAGAAGCTCCCGCAGCGCAAACTTCCAGTGCGTCGACCTCCGATGATACGGCTGGTTCGGTGGCCAACATCACCTCCATGGCGGCGTTGGATGACACCCGCCCTTTGCGGATTGGTGATCGGGTGAGTTTGCGGATTGTGGAAAACCGTGACGAAGTGAGAAGCCTCCTGGTGCAAGACTCCGGTGACATCAACACTCCGTTTTTGAACTTGGTGAAGGCGGCGGGCAAGACTTGTAAAGAAGTGGCCTTCGAGATGAAGAAAGAGCTTGAGAAGCAATATTTTCAACAGGCCACCGTGATCATTGCCCTGGAGCAGGCGCGTCAGGAAAGAGGAGGCATGAGACCTGACGAGATGGAGTATATCACCATCTACGGGCAGGTGATGCGGCAGGGGCGGTATGAGATGGCACCGGAAGAGGAATTGACCGTGAGTCAGGCGGTGTTGCGTGCCGGTGGACTGTCCCAGTTTGCGGACAAAAAGAAGGTGAAATTGATCCGCACATATCCTAGTGGTGCCCGCAAAACCTTCGTGGTGAATCTTGATGACATCATGAGAAAAGGCAAACTGCAGTTTGATGTGCCAATTCGCTCGAACGATGTGATCATCGTTGACGAAAACCTCATTAATTTTTGA
- a CDS encoding polysaccharide biosynthesis tyrosine autokinase — protein sequence MDVFDNQPTGGNSLHRYHETSAKLTRYRVLLRRRWWFVLLTASIAVCVVTLWITSKETEYIAIGRIATGTRINLTEGRGGGVVENGVLPADFYGTQMEILMGSTLYTRAVERVRSLHPEIKPIEVDVKVAQQRGSSILNVGGTGKEPEFTRHLVEALLDEYMAFRKEMIDSSITSALNKVIQEVLTREKEVKLTKERLEEFLKNNNTVIFEGERNEAALYLSKLKSTLNDYQTERSLMEKMGLDDYLKQKDQSGTAGAATAPAPAPGGAAGQRSEGAGIQNSNSARSSDLMGGLSRTEAEYLNSMSDLKLFEAERQQLLRIYKPEHPRVLELDEKIEKQMALIEIHRVASSEEWQRRLETIRLKIANLNDEIIIWENKARDANDKIVTHLSLKSEAERVFEDYQDWKRKMDSLSDTNATTTDMVNIMERPKIAREDEQKLLVPLLLAFFGGSAAGMGILLLFDRLDDRMNSYSEFQALFPNEPVVGQIPELKSRGDVALISPNDDRHLYAEAFRNLRSSILFKNWEGGKPPKTILITSAVPNEGKTTTVCNMAITMALGGSRVLLADADLRRGGVNEMFNAPASPGFSEVLTGQINWRDAVQETDTRNLHILTRGEAISQTSELFLSSLSDQVLGELAEEYDYIIFDTAPVLVADDTASFAPKIDATLFVVRISSTTARLSAKALDLLYERQVNVAGVILNRSSTSLKEYTYYNYASYYSTTSPQKAKPKPVG from the coding sequence ATGGACGTCTTCGATAATCAACCAACCGGCGGAAACTCGCTGCATCGTTACCATGAAACTTCGGCCAAGCTCACCCGCTACCGGGTGCTGCTGCGTCGCCGTTGGTGGTTTGTTCTATTGACCGCTTCGATTGCGGTTTGTGTCGTGACGCTGTGGATCACCAGCAAGGAGACAGAATACATCGCCATTGGGCGGATCGCCACCGGGACTCGCATCAATCTTACTGAAGGCAGAGGCGGCGGCGTGGTGGAAAACGGCGTTTTACCGGCAGATTTTTACGGAACCCAGATGGAAATTTTGATGGGTTCGACGCTGTATACGCGTGCGGTGGAACGTGTTCGGAGTTTGCATCCCGAGATCAAGCCGATTGAAGTGGACGTCAAAGTGGCGCAGCAGCGGGGATCATCCATTCTAAATGTTGGTGGCACTGGCAAGGAGCCTGAGTTTACCCGGCATCTGGTCGAGGCGCTGCTGGATGAATACATGGCGTTTCGGAAAGAGATGATCGATTCTTCGATCACCAGTGCCCTGAACAAGGTGATTCAGGAGGTGCTTACTCGCGAGAAGGAAGTGAAACTGACCAAAGAGAGGCTCGAAGAGTTTCTGAAGAACAACAACACCGTCATTTTTGAGGGGGAGCGCAATGAGGCAGCGCTTTATCTTTCCAAGCTGAAGAGCACCCTGAATGATTATCAGACGGAGCGGAGCCTGATGGAAAAAATGGGTCTTGACGATTATCTCAAACAAAAAGATCAATCGGGAACGGCCGGGGCGGCTACGGCACCCGCGCCTGCTCCAGGTGGAGCAGCGGGTCAGAGATCGGAAGGTGCAGGCATTCAGAACAGCAATTCTGCGCGCAGCAGTGATTTGATGGGCGGGCTTTCGAGGACCGAAGCGGAATACCTGAATTCAATGAGCGACCTCAAGCTCTTCGAGGCGGAGCGTCAGCAACTACTGCGGATCTACAAACCAGAGCACCCCCGGGTGCTTGAACTGGATGAAAAGATCGAAAAACAAATGGCGCTGATTGAGATTCATCGAGTTGCCAGCTCTGAAGAATGGCAGCGACGGTTGGAAACCATCCGCCTGAAAATTGCCAATTTGAATGATGAGATCATCATTTGGGAGAACAAGGCGCGCGATGCCAACGACAAAATTGTGACCCACCTGTCTCTGAAGAGCGAGGCTGAGCGCGTTTTTGAGGATTACCAAGACTGGAAGAGAAAAATGGACAGTCTGAGCGACACGAATGCCACCACCACCGACATGGTGAACATCATGGAGCGACCAAAAATCGCCCGGGAAGATGAGCAAAAGTTGTTGGTGCCATTACTGCTCGCATTCTTTGGTGGCTCCGCCGCCGGGATGGGGATTCTCCTGCTTTTCGACCGCTTGGACGACCGGATGAATTCCTACAGCGAGTTCCAGGCATTGTTTCCGAATGAGCCCGTGGTGGGCCAGATCCCCGAGCTCAAGTCGAGGGGGGATGTCGCATTGATTTCCCCAAACGATGACCGACATCTCTATGCGGAGGCGTTTCGAAATTTGCGATCTTCGATCCTCTTCAAAAACTGGGAAGGTGGAAAACCACCGAAAACCATTCTTATCACCAGTGCGGTGCCCAATGAAGGCAAAACCACCACGGTTTGCAACATGGCCATTACCATGGCCTTGGGGGGTTCCCGGGTGTTGCTTGCAGATGCGGACTTGCGTCGTGGTGGCGTGAACGAGATGTTTAATGCGCCCGCTTCGCCAGGCTTCAGCGAGGTGTTGACGGGTCAGATCAACTGGCGTGATGCAGTGCAGGAAACGGATACCCGGAATTTGCACATTTTGACCCGTGGCGAGGCCATTTCGCAGACATCGGAGTTGTTCCTTTCATCCCTTTCCGATCAAGTGTTGGGAGAACTGGCTGAAGAGTATGATTACATCATCTTCGATACGGCACCGGTTCTTGTCGCAGACGACACGGCCAGTTTCGCTCCGAAGATTGATGCCACCCTGTTCGTGGTGAGGATTTCCTCGACCACGGCGAGGCTTTCGGCCAAGGCGCTCGATCTGTTGTATGAACGTCAGGTCAATGTGGCGGGGGTGATTCTAAATCGTTCCA